DNA from Polaribacter sp. NJDZ03:
CGAATTGCATAAGGTTAAATTATAAAATTATTATGCAAATTTATCAATAAAAGTACTGAGATTTAAACTTTTGTCGGATTTTTACGGAATACTTTTATCAGCAATGAATAATCAACAACAAAAATGGTTTTACCTTATTATTCTTTCTATCGTTTGGGGTAGTTCATTTATTTTAATGAAAAAAGCACTTTTGGGTGTAACTCCCATTCAATTAGGCGCTTTAAGAATGATTTTTACAGCTGTATTTTTACTTTCTGTAGCTTCTCGGTCCATAAAGAAGATTAAAAAAAGACATTGGAAATATATCCTTTATACAGCACTAGCGGGTACCTTTATACCTAGTTTTCTATTTGCTTTTGCAATTACGAGTATAGATAGTTCTATTGTATCTATTTTAAATTCATTTACACCTTTTAATACTTTAATTTTTGGAGCAATTGTTTTTGGCTTCGCTTTTAAAAAAGCACAATTGTATGGAATTTTAATTGGTTTAGTAGGGACTTTAATTTTGATATTAAAAGGAGCTGATGTAAACCCTAACCAAAATTATTGGTATGCTTTATTAATTATAGTAGCTTCCGTAGGGTATGCTTTTAATGCAAATATTGTAAAGAAATATCTAGATGATTTAGATGCTTTGGCAATTACAACAGGTAATTTTTTATTATTAATTATTCCTGCAATTATTGTTTTAAGTTTTACAGATTTCTTCACTACGTTTGATGTTAAAAATGAAAATCTAATACATTCTTTAGGATACTTGGCAATTTTATCTGTAGTAGGAACTGGAGTTGCAAAAACTATTTACAATAAATTAGTACACATTTCAAACCCTGTTTTTTCATCTTCAGTAACCTATATAATACCTATAGTTGCTATATTTTGGGGTATGTTAGATGGTGAAAAGTTAAGTTTAATTCAGGTTTTAGGAGGTGTAATTATTCTTTTAGGAGTGTATTTTGTTAATAAGGCTAAGTAGTTTTTAAATTTGTGCATAAAAAAAGAGTCAAGAACTAAATCTTGACTCTCATTATTAAAAAATATTTCTAAAGTTGCTTATTTAAAATCAGCATCAGAAACACCTTCATTAATTTTAACTGAAATTAAAGTAGACTCAATTTTTTGAGGTCCCATAGTTCCAGATTTTTTTGTAGGAAATAGAATTCCATCAAAATCTTTATAATCGCTAAAAGTAGCTTCTTGATTTTGAGTTTTTCCTCCCATAGAAATAGTTTGAACTTCTTTTACTTTTAAACCTGTTGCTACATCAAAATAAGTAGAAACAGAAACTATTGTTCCTTTTTTAGCAACGACATAAACATTTTTACCATCTAATTTTTCTATACTTGTTAATGTAGTTTCACTATTATTTAATAATCCTAACTCAGGGAAAGCACCTAATGTATGTGTCATTTCAGATGCTATATTAGCAGGTAAAGCTTGTCCGTTAGTACTAACTCCGTCTTTATTGGTTAAGACTTTCATCATTACATTACCACCAACACTAATTTCACTAGAAAAATTGTTTGCATCTCTTTTTTCAATAATCTGAAGAGTTTGCCCCATTGCACTTGCTTCATAGGTAGTTAAGGTTGTTTTTATTGCTTTCACTTTCTCTACTCCACCAATTGCTTTAAAGTAATTGTTAATAACAGTTTCTTTTGTAATTCCGTCAGGAACTGCGATTGTCATTTCTGGCTTTTCTGCAGCTTCGGCATTTTTGTCGAAATAGTTGATTGTATAACCCGATTTTTCTAAATTATCTAAAACATCAATTGCTTTACCTGTAACAATTATACGAGCTTCATCACTTTTAAAGTATTTTAAGGCTGCATTTTGTACATCTTCTACAGTAACTGCATTTATATTAGTTAAATAGTTTTCGTAAAAATCTGTTGGTAAATTATAACGTGCAATATTTAAAGCAAAACTAGCAGCAGTAGCAGGTTTTTGTACATCCATAACAAAGCTACCAACATATTGTGCTTTCGCATTTTTTAACTCTTCTTCGGTAACTTTTTCGGTACGAATTTTATCGATTTCTTTTTTAATTTCTACAATAGAACTGTCTGTAACTACGTTACGAACACTTGCAGAAGCTCTAAAAGTTGCAGCTACCTTACTTTGTCTAACGCTAGAGTAAGAACCGTAAGTATACCCTTTGTCTTCACGTAAATTCATAAATAAACGAGCAGTTCCGCCACCACCAAGAATATTGTTTGCTAATAACGCTGCGTAGTAATCTTTGTCTCCTAATTTTAAATCGATATTGTTAGCAATTACAACTTCAGATTGTACTGCATTTGGCATATCTATAAAATTGATTTCTGTTTTAGAAACGTTTTCTGGCTTTGTAAAAGCAACTTCTGGTACATCACTTTTTTTCCATTTTTTAAATAAACTCTTTACTAATTTCTTAGTTTCTTTTGGGTTTATATCTCCAACAATTACTAAGTAAGCATTGTTTGGCTTATAATAAGTAGTGTAGTTGTTTTTAACATCGGTTAAAGTAATGTTATTAACCGTTTCTTTAGAAACAAACTCTCCATAAGGATGATTTTTACCATACAATAAAGCACTTTCTACTCTTCTTGCAGTACTTGTAACATTTTTTTCATCAGATTTTAATCCGTCTAAAGTAATTTTAATTTCTTTGTCGAATTCTTCTTGTGTAAACTGAGAATTTTTAATTCCGTCTGCCATTAACGCTAATACTTCTGGGAAATATTTTGTTAATGATCTTGCAGAAGCACCAGAACTATAAAAGTTAACACCAGCCCCTAAGAAATCTACTTTTTCATTAAATTCATCTTTGGTAATGTTTTCTGTTCCTCTTCCTAATAAACTTCCCATTATGCTAGAAACACCTGCTTTATCTCCTTCAACTACAGGTTTATTATCTATAGTTAAACTAGCTGATGCTCTTGGTAACTTATGGTTTTCTACCATAATTACTTGTAATCCGTTAGATAAAGTAAATTTTTCGGATTTACCTAATTGAACCTTTGGTGCTGGTCCTGGTTTAGGTTGTTGGCTTCTATCTATTTGTGCAGTTGTAGCAAAAGACATTGCTATAATTGCGATAAGTGATATTATCTGTTTTTTCATTGTATATGTCTTTTGTTAATTATTTTTTAGGTAAATACTCTAAAGTTACTCTTTGATTTGGATTTAAATATTTTTTAGCTACTTCTCTAATATCTTCACGAGTAATAGAACGATAAATCTCAATTTCTGTATTAATTAAATTTGTATCGCCGTATAATACATTGTATCGAGCTAAAGAATTTGCAATTCCTTCTACACTAGAATTAGAATTTACAAATTGATTTTCGAATTGATTTTGAAGTTTTTGGTATGTTTTTTCAGAAATTAATTCTGTTTGTAGCTTTAAAATTTCTTCATCAATTTCTGTAACAATGTCTGCTAATTTAGTTTCCCCTTGTGGTAAACCGAAAATAATATAGGTTCCATAATCTTCTTGACTTAAGTTAATTGCACCAGCTTGTAAAGCCATTTTTTTAGTGTCTACTAATTTTTTATATAAGACAGAGCTTTTTCCTGTACTTAAATAAGAAGAAATCATATCTAATATTCTAGAGTCTTTAGTTTTCATAGATGGCGTTCTGTAAGCCGTTATAATTGCTGGAATTTGAATATTAGGGTCATATCCTTTTGCTGCAATTGGTGCGGTAATAGGTTCTTCTTCTATAACTGTTCTTTCTATATCTGTTCCACGAGGAATTGGACCAAAATAAGCTTCAATTAATTTTTTTGCATTTGCAACATCAATATCACCTGCAACCACTAAAGTAGCATTGTTAGGTACATAAAACTTTTTATTAAATGCTAAAAAATCATCTAAAGTAGCAGCATCTAAATGTGCCATTTCCCCAATAGTTGTTCCTTTATATGGGTGTTTTTTAAAGATTTCTTTTTTAACATATTCTAAAAAACGAGAGTAAGGTTGGTTATCTACTCGTAATCTTTTTTCTTCTTTTACAACTTCGTTTTGAGTATCTACACCTTCTTGCCCAATAACTGGGTGTAATAAACGCTCAGATTCCATCCATAAACCTAATTCTAGATTATTAGAAGGAAATATTTCATAATAATACGTTCTATCATCAGTAGTGTTTGCGTTGTTATTTCCTCCATTCGCAGCAACTATTTTAGACCATTCTCCTTTATCAATATTCTCTGTTCCTTCAAACAATAAGTGTTCAAAAAAATGAGCCATACCAGTTCTATCTGGTTGTTCGTCTTTTGCACCAACATGGTACATTACTGCAGTAGTAACTACAGGAGCAGATGTGTCTTGATGTAAAATAACATGCATTCCGTTGCTTAAATCGTACTCTTCAAATTCTACTTTCTGCGCGTTTAAAGAAAATGCGACTAAAAAAGCAGAAGTAAGAGATAAAATACTTTTCTTCATAAAATTTATTTAATAAGTTATTAATTGATACGCTGTTTGACGCTGGTAGGTTTTGTTTGTTACACTTTCTGCCAAACAATTTGTAATAGATACCAAAAATAAAAAAGATATACATTAAAAGTAGTACACTTTTCTTTTACTTTGCTCATTTTGATGAAATTATTTATAAAAACAATATTGGTTAGTTATAAAAAAGATGTATATTTGCACCCGCATTTTCATTAGGATAATGCAAAATAATTAGTAATAAACGCAAAATAATTAGTATGTACGCAATCGTAGAGATGGCAGGGCAGCAGTTTAAAGTTGCAAAAGACCAAAAAGTATACGTTCACCGTTTACAAGGAGAAGTAGGATCAAAAGTAACTTTTGATAACGTTCTTTTACTTGATGAAGAAGGTAATGTAACAATTGGCGCCCCAGCTATAGAAGGAGCTTCAGTAACAGCTCAAATTTTAAGTCACTTAAAAGGTGATAAAGTAATCGTTTTCAAGAAGAAAAGAAGAAAAGGTTACATTAAGAAAAACGGACACAGACAATTTTTAAGCGAGATTCTTATTGAATCTATTGCTGCTACTGGTGCAAAAAAATCAGTAAAAAAAGAAACTGCTCCAGCAAAAGAAGCTTCAACAGATTATAATACTATGACTGTTACAGAATTAAAAGCTGCTGCTAAAGATCAAGGTATCTCAGGATATACTTCTTTAAAGAAAGCTGAATTAATTGACGCTTTAACTAAATAAAAATTCAATTTTAAAACCATAGGATCATGGCACATAAAAAAGGAGTAGGTAGTTCGAAGAATGGTAGAGAATCAGAATCGAAACGACTAGGTGTAAAAATATTTGGAGGACAAGCTGCAATTGCAGGGAACATTATTGTTCGTCAAAGAGGAACAACTCACAATCCGGGAGAAAACGTTTACATGGGTAAAGATCATACTTTACATGCAAAGGTTGACGGTGTTGTAGAATTCCGTAAGAAAAAAGATAATAGATCTTATGTATCTATTACTCCATTTGAAGCTTAAGAAATTTAGCTTTTAAAAATTAAAAAATGCTCAAACATGAAAATGTTTGAGCATTTTTTGGTTTAGAAATTATTTGCGTTTACTTTACTAAAGTAAATAATTTTATGTTTTTAAGGAGTAATTACGTTTGTAAACTAGTTATAAATGAGCTTAGAGCTATTTTATTAAATGAAATTTATGATAAGAATAAAAGTAAGCTATTGTAGTAAAAACGATTGGTTGTTTTTAAATTTATGATTTTTAGCTTGTTAAGTGTGTTTTTTGAATCACTTATAGCGACTACTCATTTTATTATTGTATATTTAACACTGAATTTTAATTTACTTGTAACATTTTTTTCGGGGGAATATAAATATTACTACTAATAGTTAAGTTTCATAAACAAAAATAAGCTACTCTTTTTAGGGTAGCTTTTTATTTATCTAGTTAATTATGTAGAAGCTTAGTTGTTAGTATTTCGTATTTTTACGGTTATGAAATTTTTATACAACTTTGTCGTTTTTATTGCCTCTCTGTTACTGCCAATAATTGCTTTATTTAATAAAAAAATAAAACTTTTTGTAGCCGGTAGAAATGAAACATTTTCTAAAATATCTACCTTAAAAAACTCAGACGTTATTTGGTTTCATGCTGCTTCTTTAGGCGAATTTGAACAAGCGAGACCAATTATAGAAGATATTAAAAAAGAATACCCAGCTTATAAAATTCTAGTTACTTTTTTTTCTCCTTCTGGATATGAAATTAGAAAAGACTATAATTTAGCAGATGTTGTTTGTTATTTGCCTTTAGACTCTAAAGCACAAGCAAGAAAATTTGTAGAGATTGTAAACCCTAAATTTGCTGTTTTTGTAAAATACGAATTTTGGCCAAATCTTTTAAATGAATTAAAATCAAAAGAAATTCCTACAATCTTAGTTTCTGGTATTTTAAGAGAAAAACAATTGTTCTTTAAAAGTTATGGAGGTTTTATGAGAAAATCTTTAGAAGCTTTTCATCACTTTTTTGTACAAGACGAAAATTCTAAAAAACTACTAGATTCTATCAGTTTTAAAAATGTTACCATTGCTGGTGATACCCGTTTTGATAGAGTTTTTAAGATCTTAGAACAAGATAACTCGTTAGATTTTATCAATCAATTTAAAGATGATAAATACACAATTGTTGCTGGTAGTACTTGGAAAGAAGATGAAGAATTATTGGTAAATTACATTAATAATAATGCATCCGAAGATGAGAAGTTTATAATTGCTCCTCATAATATTAAGCAAGCGGCAATTTTAGAATTACAGAATTCCATCAACAAAAAAACAATTTTATTTTCTGCTAAAGCAGGTAAAAACCTGGCAGAATACCAAGTTTTTATAATTGATACTATTGGTATTTTAACCAAAATTTATGCTGCTGCAGACTTGGCTTATGTAGGCGGAGGTTTAAAAACAGGTTTACATAATATTTTAGAGCCAGCAACATTTGGGATTCCTGTTGTGATTGGTAATAATTACGACAAATTTAAAGAAGCGGTAGATTTGGTTAAAATTGGAGGTTGCATTTCAATAAAAAATCAAGTAGAATTTACATCAAATTTTATCAGTCTAAAAAATGATGAAAACTTTAGAATGTTAACAGGAGTAATTAATAAAAGATATATTCAAGACAATTTTGGGGCAACAAAATTAATTATGAATTACTTAAAAGAGAAGATTTAAATATGGATTTTATATTACAACCTTGGGCTTGGTATGTTGGAGGGCCTTTAATAGCAATTTCATTATTATTATATTTTTATTTCGGTAAAAATTTTGGGGCATCAACAAATTTTGAAACATTATGTACTATTGCAGGTGCAGATAAAGTGTCTGATTATTTTAAGAAAGATTGGAAAGACAGAGACTTTGCACTGCTATTTGTAGTTGGTTTAATTATTGGTGGATTTATTTCAGCAAATTTTTTAACGCCAAATCAAGCAATAGATTTAAACCCTAAAACGGTACAAGAATTAACAGATTTAGGTTTTTCGAATGTTGGAAGTCAATATTTTCCAGATGAAATTTTTAGTAAAGATGTTGTATTTTCATTAAAAGGGTTTCTAATTTTAATAATTTCAGGAATCTTAATTGGTTTCGGAACCCGTTATGCTGGTGGTTGTACATCTGGTCATGCAATTACAGGTTTAAGTAATTTAGAGTTACCTTCTTTATTAGCGGTAATTGGCTTTTTTATTGGTGGTATTATTGCTACTTGGTTTATAATTCCATTATTATTTTAATTATGAAAAATATCAAATTTTTAGTATTAGGAATCTTTTTTGCAATCGTTTTAAGTAAAACGCAAGCAATTAGTTGGTATCGTTTTTACGAAATGTTTAAGTTTCAATCTTTTCATATGTTTGGCATTATTGGAGGAGCGGTTGTAATTTCTATGGTTTTTATGCAGCTATTTAAAAAAGGAATTATAAAAGACATTCATGGAAATAAAATAATACCAAAACCAAAAGAAAAAGGTTTTATAAGAACTCTTTTAGGAGGAACTTTTTTTGGATTAGGATGGGGGATTTCTGGTGCTTGTGCAGCACCAATTTTTGTAATTCTTGGTTTTGAATTAATACCAGCTTTAATTTTATTATTCGGATCGCTTTTAGGAACGTTACTTTATGGCGTTTTAAGCAAAAAACTACCAAATTAAATGAGCAAATTAGTAGACGGCTTTGGCAGACAAATGGAATATGTGAGACTAGCAGTTACAGATCGTTGTAATTTGCGTTGTCAATATTGTATGCCTGCGCATGGTATAGATATTGTTCCGAGACAAGAATTACTTACTTTTAAAGAAATGTATCGTTTAATTCGTGTGTTAACAGAATTGGGGGTAAATAAAGTCCGTTTAACTGGTGGAGAACCTTTTGTACGTAAAGATTTTGTTGGTTTTTTAGAAATGTTGTCTTATAACGATTTGTTAGATGCAATAAATATTACTACAAATGGTGCTTTAATTTCTCATCATATTGATAAAATTGAAAAGCTTAAAAAAGTAAAAAACATCAATTTAAGTATTGATAGCTTAGATAGAGAAAAGTTTGCAAAAATTACAAGAAGAGATGTATATCCAGAGGTTTATAAAACCTTTGAATTATTAGAGAAAAGTAGTTTAAATTTAAAACTAAATGTAGTTGTACAATCTGGTTTTAACACAAATGAAATTGTAGATTTTGTACGATTAACAAAAGATAAAAATGTTGCTGTCCGTTTTATAGAAGAGATGCCTTTTAATGGAAAAGGACAACGGGATATGAAAGAAAATTGGACTTTTAATAAGATTTTAAATGAAGTGAAAACGGAGTTTGATGTTAATGAAATTCAATCAGAAAAATCATCAACTTCTAGAAATTATAAAGTTGATAATCATCTAGGAACTTTCGGAATAATTCCTGCTTTTACAAGAACTATTTGTAACGATTGTAATAGAATAAGAATTACATCAACCGGAACTTTTAAAAACTGTTTATTTGATGATGGTGTTTTTAATTTAAGAGATTTTATTAGAAAAGGCGCTTCTAATGACGATTTAAAAGAACTATTTTTAAGTTTGGTAAAACAGAAACCAGAAAATGGTTTTATAGCAGAAGCAAATAGAAAAGATGGTGGTGCTTCAGAGAGTATGAGTACTATTGGAGGGTAAACATAGAACAATTACACATTTATAAAAAATGATTTCAGTAAAAGAAGCTTTACAAACCGTTCTAAATTCAAATCAAGATTTTGGAGTTGAAGAAATTCCGTTT
Protein-coding regions in this window:
- the rpmA gene encoding 50S ribosomal protein L27 yields the protein MAHKKGVGSSKNGRESESKRLGVKIFGGQAAIAGNIIVRQRGTTHNPGENVYMGKDHTLHAKVDGVVEFRKKKDNRSYVSITPFEA
- the rplU gene encoding 50S ribosomal protein L21; translation: MYAIVEMAGQQFKVAKDQKVYVHRLQGEVGSKVTFDNVLLLDEEGNVTIGAPAIEGASVTAQILSHLKGDKVIVFKKKRRKGYIKKNGHRQFLSEILIESIAATGAKKSVKKETAPAKEASTDYNTMTVTELKAAAKDQGISGYTSLKKAELIDALTK
- a CDS encoding pitrilysin family protein; this translates as MKKQIISLIAIIAMSFATTAQIDRSQQPKPGPAPKVQLGKSEKFTLSNGLQVIMVENHKLPRASASLTIDNKPVVEGDKAGVSSIMGSLLGRGTENITKDEFNEKVDFLGAGVNFYSSGASARSLTKYFPEVLALMADGIKNSQFTQEEFDKEIKITLDGLKSDEKNVTSTARRVESALLYGKNHPYGEFVSKETVNNITLTDVKNNYTTYYKPNNAYLVIVGDINPKETKKLVKSLFKKWKKSDVPEVAFTKPENVSKTEINFIDMPNAVQSEVVIANNIDLKLGDKDYYAALLANNILGGGGTARLFMNLREDKGYTYGSYSSVRQSKVAATFRASASVRNVVTDSSIVEIKKEIDKIRTEKVTEEELKNAKAQYVGSFVMDVQKPATAASFALNIARYNLPTDFYENYLTNINAVTVEDVQNAALKYFKSDEARIIVTGKAIDVLDNLEKSGYTINYFDKNAEAAEKPEMTIAVPDGITKETVINNYFKAIGGVEKVKAIKTTLTTYEASAMGQTLQIIEKRDANNFSSEISVGGNVMMKVLTNKDGVSTNGQALPANIASEMTHTLGAFPELGLLNNSETTLTSIEKLDGKNVYVVAKKGTIVSVSTYFDVATGLKVKEVQTISMGGKTQNQEATFSDYKDFDGILFPTKKSGTMGPQKIESTLISVKINEGVSDADFK
- the moaA gene encoding GTP 3',8-cyclase MoaA encodes the protein MSKLVDGFGRQMEYVRLAVTDRCNLRCQYCMPAHGIDIVPRQELLTFKEMYRLIRVLTELGVNKVRLTGGEPFVRKDFVGFLEMLSYNDLLDAINITTNGALISHHIDKIEKLKKVKNINLSIDSLDREKFAKITRRDVYPEVYKTFELLEKSSLNLKLNVVVQSGFNTNEIVDFVRLTKDKNVAVRFIEEMPFNGKGQRDMKENWTFNKILNEVKTEFDVNEIQSEKSSTSRNYKVDNHLGTFGIIPAFTRTICNDCNRIRITSTGTFKNCLFDDGVFNLRDFIRKGASNDDLKELFLSLVKQKPENGFIAEANRKDGGASESMSTIGG
- a CDS encoding DMT family transporter — its product is MNNQQQKWFYLIILSIVWGSSFILMKKALLGVTPIQLGALRMIFTAVFLLSVASRSIKKIKKRHWKYILYTALAGTFIPSFLFAFAITSIDSSIVSILNSFTPFNTLIFGAIVFGFAFKKAQLYGILIGLVGTLILILKGADVNPNQNYWYALLIIVASVGYAFNANIVKKYLDDLDALAITTGNFLLLIIPAIIVLSFTDFFTTFDVKNENLIHSLGYLAILSVVGTGVAKTIYNKLVHISNPVFSSSVTYIIPIVAIFWGMLDGEKLSLIQVLGGVIILLGVYFVNKAK
- a CDS encoding 3-deoxy-D-manno-octulosonic acid transferase, whose protein sequence is MKFLYNFVVFIASLLLPIIALFNKKIKLFVAGRNETFSKISTLKNSDVIWFHAASLGEFEQARPIIEDIKKEYPAYKILVTFFSPSGYEIRKDYNLADVVCYLPLDSKAQARKFVEIVNPKFAVFVKYEFWPNLLNELKSKEIPTILVSGILREKQLFFKSYGGFMRKSLEAFHHFFVQDENSKKLLDSISFKNVTIAGDTRFDRVFKILEQDNSLDFINQFKDDKYTIVAGSTWKEDEELLVNYINNNASEDEKFIIAPHNIKQAAILELQNSINKKTILFSAKAGKNLAEYQVFIIDTIGILTKIYAAADLAYVGGGLKTGLHNILEPATFGIPVVIGNNYDKFKEAVDLVKIGGCISIKNQVEFTSNFISLKNDENFRMLTGVINKRYIQDNFGATKLIMNYLKEKI
- a CDS encoding pitrilysin family protein, producing the protein MKKSILSLTSAFLVAFSLNAQKVEFEEYDLSNGMHVILHQDTSAPVVTTAVMYHVGAKDEQPDRTGMAHFFEHLLFEGTENIDKGEWSKIVAANGGNNNANTTDDRTYYYEIFPSNNLELGLWMESERLLHPVIGQEGVDTQNEVVKEEKRLRVDNQPYSRFLEYVKKEIFKKHPYKGTTIGEMAHLDAATLDDFLAFNKKFYVPNNATLVVAGDIDVANAKKLIEAYFGPIPRGTDIERTVIEEEPITAPIAAKGYDPNIQIPAIITAYRTPSMKTKDSRILDMISSYLSTGKSSVLYKKLVDTKKMALQAGAINLSQEDYGTYIIFGLPQGETKLADIVTEIDEEILKLQTELISEKTYQKLQNQFENQFVNSNSSVEGIANSLARYNVLYGDTNLINTEIEIYRSITREDIREVAKKYLNPNQRVTLEYLPKK
- a CDS encoding YeeE/YedE family protein, translating into MDFILQPWAWYVGGPLIAISLLLYFYFGKNFGASTNFETLCTIAGADKVSDYFKKDWKDRDFALLFVVGLIIGGFISANFLTPNQAIDLNPKTVQELTDLGFSNVGSQYFPDEIFSKDVVFSLKGFLILIISGILIGFGTRYAGGCTSGHAITGLSNLELPSLLAVIGFFIGGIIATWFIIPLLF
- a CDS encoding YeeE/YedE thiosulfate transporter family protein, translated to MKNIKFLVLGIFFAIVLSKTQAISWYRFYEMFKFQSFHMFGIIGGAVVISMVFMQLFKKGIIKDIHGNKIIPKPKEKGFIRTLLGGTFFGLGWGISGACAAPIFVILGFELIPALILLFGSLLGTLLYGVLSKKLPN